A genomic region of Anopheles aquasalis chromosome Y, idAnoAquaMG_Q_19, whole genome shotgun sequence contains the following coding sequences:
- the LOC126579710 gene encoding serum response factor homolog A-like, with product MQRHEFQFRWLTRMVVAALAIIGTSHAQLAFHNDPSQNSFSIKLPAFQQTFTRYFGNQPHGALLQQQQQQQELHQQQRLQQKPYTSTLQQQSNLYQAQPHQQQQQEHQPESFNRLVAQFPNQPHYSVQENYINPNILLRSQQQRYQQQQQQYQPEPQYQGYPVQPSGPAAQEAGSYATTNHQPQYEYIQQQQQAQQQQLIQQQQLQEQNHGLQRTPAQPDQQPGMLGDKLVSTAYSPSNEVSQVQFSSGSLKYNF from the exons ATGCAACGGCACGAGTTTCAGTTCCGCTGGCTGACTCGAATGGTAGTAGCCGCGCTAGCCATCATCGGAACGTCGCACGCCCAGCTCGCCTTTCACAATGATCCATCCCAGAACAGCTTCTCGATCAAGCTGCCGGCGTTTCAGCAAACATTCACACGTTACTTTGGCAATCAACCACACGGTGCGctactgcaacagcagcaacaacagcaggagctgcaccaacagcaacgactTCAACAAAAACCATATACATCCACTCTTCAACAACAATCCAATCTG TACCAAGCGCAgccgcatcaacagcagcagcaggaacatcAACCAGAGAGCTTTAACCGTCTTGTAGCCCAATTCCCAAACCAACCGCACTATTCGGTTCAGGAAAACTACATCAACCCCAATATACTCTTGCgatcccagcagcagcggtaccagcagcaacagcaacaatatcAACCGGAACCACAATACCAAGGGTATCCTGTACAACCGTCCGGACCGGCAGCGCAGGAAGCCGGCAGCTATGCGACCACCAATCATCAACCACAGTACGAGTAtatccaacagcaacaacaagcacagcagcaacagctaatccaacaacaacaactgcaagaGCAGAACCATGGTCTGCAGCGTACGCCTGCACAGCCAGACCAGCAACCCGGAATGCTTGGAGACAAGCTCGTAAGCACTGCCTACTCGCCCTCGAATGAGGTGTCGCAGGTACAGTTCAGCAGTGGAAGTCTTAAGTATAACTTTTAG
- the LOC126579675 gene encoding cuticle protein 21.3-like, which produces MAFKFIILAALVATVSAGGPAAYSIAAPSADFHSVGASHEHTVKGLYGQNVLSQYSKAVDSAHSSVRVHSSRLSNDGYALAAPAVKYAAPAYAAHYGAPAVHYPAAAHYAAPAVHYGAPAAYAAPAVHYAAHAPIVKAAYPAAYPAAYSAAPLAYKAPLAAPVAAVHGGAVVQFAGLGASYAW; this is translated from the exons ATGGCCTTCAAG TTCATCATCCTCGCCGCCCTCGTTGCGACCGTCAGTGCCGGTGGCCCGGCCGCTTACTCGATCGCGGCCCCGAGTGCCGACTTCCATTCGGTTGGTGCATCTCACGAGCACACCGTGAAGGGACTGTATGGCCAGAACGTGCTGTCGCAGTACTCCAAGGCGGTCGATTCGGCGCACTCCTCGGTCCGAGTACACAGCTCGCGGCTCAGCAACGACGGATATGCCCTGGCCGCTCCAGCCGTTAAGTACGCCGCTCCGGCCTACG CCGCCCATTATGGTGCCCCGGCCGTACACTATCCTGCCGCTGCCCACTACGCTGCTCCTGCCGTCCACTACGGAGCCCCGGCCGCCTATGCCGCTCCGGCCGTCCACTACGCTGCTCACGCCCCGATTGTTAAGGCTGCGTACCCGGCGGCCTACCCCGCTGCCTACTCGGCTGCTCCGCTTGCCTACAA AGCTCCGCTGGCCGCTCCTGTAGCCGCCGtccatggtggtgctgttgtacAGTTTGCCGGACTCGGTGCCAGCTACGCCTGGTAA
- the LOC126579678 gene encoding myb-like protein AA has translation MFAWEIRDKLLADGICVHDNVPSVSSINRIVRNKAAEKAKFSSQRSDNSGLDSPRIMSRNNQQQQQNQQDCLNQQMQAEQEAMKSPQQQQQQQQQQQVENVASQSYSINGLLGLSQKSLSGSSSKRRRIKEDPDMKGTMIGCIKRDKESKELSADGMLHDGGINKQGAPGQEQQQQQQQDKGHDMFVGGVDFVNSLGMAQDDSPDHQQQQQSSPFGSMRSGRGSSMHSPIRSRENALFLLAGGGGGGAGGGEKSHKYHRTDEPMPTGVIVEDDSTARKHQQQQLQHQAATHQQQQQQQQPSDVKAAYDKIISGELVAGGGTVKRNTAATAAAEPATLTQSIEFLSDMNNNIAQNQHQSFASGASSAYEGAYSAADTASVEAAAQAVHLNPHLAACSSNYSAFLQNTDQFAAAANPDLIFPSAAYTQYTTAPGYGSFNYNSSFANNNLCRDLGQIHYPDEQ, from the exons ATGTTTGCCTGGGAGATTCGGGATAAGCTACTGGCGGACGGCATCTGCGTGCACGATAACGTGCCGAGCGTATCCTCCATTAACCG TATCGTGCGAAACAAGGCGGCAGAGAAGGCCAAGTTCAGCTCACAGCGCTCCGACAACAGTGGGCTTGACAGTCCACGGATCATGTCGCgcaacaaccagcaacagcagcagaaccaacAGGACTGTCTCAATCAGCAGATGCAGGCGGAGCAGGAAGCAATGAAGTctccacaacagcagcagcagcagcagcagcagcagcaggtagagAACGTTGCCTCACAATCTTACAGCATCAATGGGCTGCTCGGTTTGTCACAAAAGTCGCTGTCCGGCTCGAGCTCGAAACGAAGGCGCATCAAGGAAGATCCGGATATGAAGGGCACGATGATTGGCTGCATCAAGCGTGATAAG GAGTCGAAGGAGCTGTCGGCGGACGGGATGCTGCACGATGGTGGCATCAACAAGCAGGGTGCCCCTGgccaagagcagcaacagcagcagcagcaagacaaGGGCCACGACATGTTCGTCGGCGGGGTAGACTTTGTCAACTCGCTCGGAATGGCACAGGATGACAGTCccgatcaccagcagcaacagcaatcgagCCCCTTCGGCAGTATGCGCAGTGGGCGCGGTAGCTCGATGCACAGTCCCATTCGATCGCGTGAGAACGCACTGTTTCTGCTagcgggtggcggtggtggtggtgctggaggtggagaaaAGTCCCACAAATACCATCGCACGGATGAGCCCATGCCGACCGGGGTCATCGTCGAGGATGATAGTACGGCCCggaaacaccaacaacagcaactccaGCATCAAGcagccacacaccagcagcagcagcagcagcaacaaccgagtGACGTGAAGGCCGCGTACGATAAGATCATTTCCGGCGAGCTGGTGGCAGGCGGTGGCACGGTTAAGCGCAATACGGCGGCGACAGCGGCCGCAGAACCGGCCACCCTCACACAGTCGATTGAGTTCCTGAGCGAcatgaacaacaacatcgcccagaaccagcaccagagctTCGCGTCTGGCGCGTCGTCGGCTTACGAGGGTGCGTATAGTGCAGCTGACACAGCGTCCGTTGAGGCGGCTGCCCAGGCCGTCCACCTGAACCCGCACCTAGCCGCCTGTTCGTCCAACTACTCGGCCTTCCTGCAAAACACGGACCAGTTCGCGGCGGCCGCCAACCCCGACCTCATCTTCCCGTCCGCCGCCTACACGCAGTACACGACCGCTCCCGGTTACGGCTCGTTCAATTACAACTCCTcatttgcaaacaacaacctGTGCCGGGATCTGGGCCAGATACATTACCCCGACGAGCAGTAG
- the LOC126579676 gene encoding tau-tubulin kinase homolog Asator isoform X1 — MDDLLQAGHVVKERWKVLKKIGGGGFGEIYEGQDLITREQVALKVESARQPKQVLKMEVAVLKKLQGKEHICRFIGCGRNDRFNYVVMQLQGKNLAELRRSQARGAFSLSTTLRIGLQILKSIESIHSVGFLHRDIKPSNFAIGRLPLTSRRIYMLDFGLARQYTTGTGEVRCPRAAAGFRGTVRYASLNAHKNREMGRQDDLWSLFYMLVEFVTGQLPWRKIKDKEQVGMLKEKYDHRLLLKHLPSDFKYFLEHIQSLNYADKPDYAMLVSLFERCMKRRGVKETDPFDWENNADYSAGEAKVLNTAVPKSELIKKHKDIEMVEEKRKPNMDTAKVLHTEPIESMKPPNANAHGQGLGTAGALKATQNNNNINNNEPTEPDEYNRHHGDRGADSTLPSLVVVKGLISFPIHQNENPLVRAHTEVMTKPTKHGNSRLRILTAPPVNIKDFTSSIDSLHQSPQQQQQQQHSHNQQQHATNQQHSQPHPFHHHQPSDVNNVSLELKSKLLKTEVDELSYTPADGILRDLAQHCQSATSGLSLTQKQQQHHQQQQQQHQQQQHHHQRQSLTLGKSLRSYASSTTANSSSNRYRNDDKSCRDYSITQHAIIDDDNASQHQTPKYQGALTLASQWKSQFDDSDDSTDGLWKGEQHSENASKKNYTNNLNKGTTGGGISIITAAANQPQQNGQLNMTTPSITTNSKQTQQPNSAGNNEQNVVCAATTTTAVAATVAGNHGHGIEKELVKRPSGVIQQREEEAEVAEEAAEDEDGAGKREEQEEVEEEEEGDLPQTPPPLPPLPPSIHRPNGLVGGGDQPLVLAPIASCTANMDGVGSAGDMVSVPDNPVPLPCALTTTVSASILAVSLRGVDINGEGSDDRNEAGAPVTGLAQVTDGEDEGQQKGLAGGGSPPLPAFPPSPTIVAGGNGDLSGNLKS; from the exons ATGGATGATTTGCTGCAAGCCGGCCACGTGGTCAAAGAACGATGGAAG GTACTGAAAAAGATCGGGGGCGGCGGATTCGGTGAAATCTACGAGGGACAGGATCTCATCACACGCGAACAGGTTGCCCTGAAGGTGGAGTCCGCCCGCCAGCCCAAGCAAGTACTGAAAATGGAGGTGGCCGTGCTGAAGAAACTGCAAG GCAAAGAGCACATATGCCGTTTCATCGGTTGCGGACGGAACGATCGGTTCAACTATGTTGTAATGCAGCTGCAGGGCAAAAACCTCGCTGAGCTTAGGCGCTCCCAGGCACGCGGTGCCTTCTCACTCAGTACAACGTTGCGCATTGGCCTCCAAATACttaaatcgatcgaatcgatccatTCGGTCGGGTTTCTTCATCGTGATATCAAGCCC AGTAACTTTGCCATAGGAAGGCTACCGCTCACTAGTCGTAGAATCTACATGTTAGACTTCGGCCTAGCCAGACAGTACACCACTGGTACGGGTGAGGTTCGTTGTCCGCGTGCTGCGGCTGGCTTCCGTGGAACAGTCAG GTATGCTTCGCTGAATGCGCACAAAAATCGTGAGATGGGCCGGCAAGACGATCTGTGGTCATTGTTCTATATGCTTGTTGAGTTTGTTACCGGCCAGCTTCCTTGGCGTAAAATTAAGGATAAAGAGCAA GTTGGAATGTTGAAAGAGAAGTATGATCATCGTTTGCTACTCAAGCACTTGCCTTCGGATTTCAAGTACTTTCTAGAGCATATTCAATCCCTCAACTACGCTGACAAGCCAGATTATGCG ATGCTAGTCTCTCTATTTGAACGCTGCATGAAGCGTCGCGGCGTGAAGGAAACCGATCCGTTCGACTGGGAAAACAATGCAGATTATAGTGCCGGTGAAGCCAAAGTTCTCAACACAGCGGTACCAAAGAgtgaattaatcaaaaaacATAAGGATATAGAAATGGTAGAG GAGAAACGTAAACCAAACATGGATACGGCCAAGGTGTTGCACACTGAGCCGATCGAGTCAATGAAACCGCCGAATGCGAATGCCCATGGACAGGGTTTGGGCACCGCGGGCGCCCTTAAGGCAactcaaaacaataacaacattaacaacaaCGAGCCAACTGAGCCGGACGAGTACAACAGGCACCACGGAGACAGGGGTGCCGATAGCACACTACCTTCACTGGTCGTTGTCAAG GGGTTAATCTCTTTTCCCATTCACCAGAACGAAAACCCGTTGGTGCGGGCCCACACCGAGGTGATGACGAAGCCGACTAAGCATGGCAACAGCCGGCTCCGGATACTTACCGCGCCGCCGGTCAACATCAAAGACTTTACGTCGTCGATCGATAGCTTGCACCAGTCaccccagcaacaacagcagcagcaacactcgcataaccagcaacaacatgcTACCAATCAGCAGCACTCACAGCCGCATCcgttccatcaccaccagccgaGCGACGTGAACAATGTGTCGCTGGAGCTGAAGTCGAAACTACTAAAGACGGAGGTGGACGAGCTTTCGTACACACCGGCGGACGGAATACTGCGTGATCTTGCCCAGCATTGCCAATCGGCTACCAGTGGCTTGAGCTTGacgcagaagcagcagcaacaccaccagcagcagcaacagcaacatcagcagcagcaacaccatcaccagcgccagAGCTTGACGCTTGGCAAGAGCCTGCGCTCGTACGCGAGCTCGACGACggccaacagtagcagcaaccggTACCGGAATGATGACAAAAGCTGCAGGGACTATTCGATTACGCAGCATgccatcatcgacgacgacaacgcgaGCCAGCATCAGACACCCAAGTACCAGGGTGCACTGACGCTAGCTTCTCAGTGGAAGAGCCAGTTCGATGACTCGGACGACTCAACCGACGGCCTCTGGAAGGGCGAACAACATTCCGAAAATGCATCGAAGAAGAACTACACCAACAACCTCAACAagggcaccaccggtggcggcatcagcatcatcacagcaGCTGCAAACCAACCGCAGCAGAATGGGCAGCTTAACATGACAACaccctccatcaccaccaacagcaagcaGACGCAGCAGCCGAATTCTGCGGGCAACAATGAGCAGAACGTAGTATGcgcggcaacaacaacaaccgcagtGGCTGCAACAGTAGCTGGTAACCATGGCCACGGTATCGAGAAAGAACTAGTAAAAAGGCCAAGCGGGGTTATTCAGCAGAGGGAAGAGGAGGCAGAGGTGGCTGAGGAAGCAGCGGAAGACGAGGACGGTGCTGGTAAGCgagaggaacaggaggaggtggaagaagaggaagagggggaTCTCCCGCagacaccgccaccgttgcctccgctgccaccatcgatccatcgccCGAACGgtctggtgggtggtggtgatcagcCGCTAGTCCTCGCACCTATCGCATCTTGTACTGCAAACATGGACGGCGTGGGAAGCGCTGGTGAtatggtttcggttccggaCAATCCCGTCCCATTGCCGTGTGCTCTGACTACGACGGTGTCGGCTTCCATTCTGGCCGTATCATTGCGCGGTGTCGACATTAACGGCGAGGGAAGCGATGACCGCAATGAGGCGGGCGCGCCCGTCACTGGCCTCGCGCAGGTCACTGACGGAGAGGACGAGGGGCAACAGAAAGgcttggccggtggtggtagtccGCCGTTGCCAGCGTTTCCGCCCAGCCCGACCATCGTAGCCGGTGGTAACGGTGATCTATCTGGTAATCTCAAGTCTTAA
- the LOC126579676 gene encoding tau-tubulin kinase homolog Asator isoform X2: MDDLLQAGHVVKERWKVLKKIGGGGFGEIYEGQDLITREQVALKVESARQPKQVLKMEVAVLKKLQGKEHICRFIGCGRNDRFNYVVMQLQGKNLAELRRSQARGAFSLSTTLRIGLQILKSIESIHSVGFLHRDIKPSNFAIGRLPLTSRRIYMLDFGLARQYTTGTGEVRCPRAAAGFRGTVRYASLNAHKNREMGRQDDLWSLFYMLVEFVTGQLPWRKIKDKEQVGMLKEKYDHRLLLKHLPSDFKYFLEHIQSLNYADKPDYAMLVSLFERCMKRRGVKETDPFDWENNADYSAGEAKVLNTAVPKSELIKKHKDIEMVEEKRKPNMDTAKVLHTEPIESMKPPNANAHGQGLGTAGALKATQNNNNINNNEPTEPDEYNRHHGDRGADSTLPSLVVVKNENPLVRAHTEVMTKPTKHGNSRLRILTAPPVNIKDFTSSIDSLHQSPQQQQQQQHSHNQQQHATNQQHSQPHPFHHHQPSDVNNVSLELKSKLLKTEVDELSYTPADGILRDLAQHCQSATSGLSLTQKQQQHHQQQQQQHQQQQHHHQRQSLTLGKSLRSYASSTTANSSSNRYRNDDKSCRDYSITQHAIIDDDNASQHQTPKYQGALTLASQWKSQFDDSDDSTDGLWKGEQHSENASKKNYTNNLNKGTTGGGISIITAAANQPQQNGQLNMTTPSITTNSKQTQQPNSAGNNEQNVVCAATTTTAVAATVAGNHGHGIEKELVKRPSGVIQQREEEAEVAEEAAEDEDGAGKREEQEEVEEEEEGDLPQTPPPLPPLPPSIHRPNGLVGGGDQPLVLAPIASCTANMDGVGSAGDMVSVPDNPVPLPCALTTTVSASILAVSLRGVDINGEGSDDRNEAGAPVTGLAQVTDGEDEGQQKGLAGGGSPPLPAFPPSPTIVAGGNGDLSGNLKS; encoded by the exons ATGGATGATTTGCTGCAAGCCGGCCACGTGGTCAAAGAACGATGGAAG GTACTGAAAAAGATCGGGGGCGGCGGATTCGGTGAAATCTACGAGGGACAGGATCTCATCACACGCGAACAGGTTGCCCTGAAGGTGGAGTCCGCCCGCCAGCCCAAGCAAGTACTGAAAATGGAGGTGGCCGTGCTGAAGAAACTGCAAG GCAAAGAGCACATATGCCGTTTCATCGGTTGCGGACGGAACGATCGGTTCAACTATGTTGTAATGCAGCTGCAGGGCAAAAACCTCGCTGAGCTTAGGCGCTCCCAGGCACGCGGTGCCTTCTCACTCAGTACAACGTTGCGCATTGGCCTCCAAATACttaaatcgatcgaatcgatccatTCGGTCGGGTTTCTTCATCGTGATATCAAGCCC AGTAACTTTGCCATAGGAAGGCTACCGCTCACTAGTCGTAGAATCTACATGTTAGACTTCGGCCTAGCCAGACAGTACACCACTGGTACGGGTGAGGTTCGTTGTCCGCGTGCTGCGGCTGGCTTCCGTGGAACAGTCAG GTATGCTTCGCTGAATGCGCACAAAAATCGTGAGATGGGCCGGCAAGACGATCTGTGGTCATTGTTCTATATGCTTGTTGAGTTTGTTACCGGCCAGCTTCCTTGGCGTAAAATTAAGGATAAAGAGCAA GTTGGAATGTTGAAAGAGAAGTATGATCATCGTTTGCTACTCAAGCACTTGCCTTCGGATTTCAAGTACTTTCTAGAGCATATTCAATCCCTCAACTACGCTGACAAGCCAGATTATGCG ATGCTAGTCTCTCTATTTGAACGCTGCATGAAGCGTCGCGGCGTGAAGGAAACCGATCCGTTCGACTGGGAAAACAATGCAGATTATAGTGCCGGTGAAGCCAAAGTTCTCAACACAGCGGTACCAAAGAgtgaattaatcaaaaaacATAAGGATATAGAAATGGTAGAG GAGAAACGTAAACCAAACATGGATACGGCCAAGGTGTTGCACACTGAGCCGATCGAGTCAATGAAACCGCCGAATGCGAATGCCCATGGACAGGGTTTGGGCACCGCGGGCGCCCTTAAGGCAactcaaaacaataacaacattaacaacaaCGAGCCAACTGAGCCGGACGAGTACAACAGGCACCACGGAGACAGGGGTGCCGATAGCACACTACCTTCACTGGTCGTTGTCAAG AACGAAAACCCGTTGGTGCGGGCCCACACCGAGGTGATGACGAAGCCGACTAAGCATGGCAACAGCCGGCTCCGGATACTTACCGCGCCGCCGGTCAACATCAAAGACTTTACGTCGTCGATCGATAGCTTGCACCAGTCaccccagcaacaacagcagcagcaacactcgcataaccagcaacaacatgcTACCAATCAGCAGCACTCACAGCCGCATCcgttccatcaccaccagccgaGCGACGTGAACAATGTGTCGCTGGAGCTGAAGTCGAAACTACTAAAGACGGAGGTGGACGAGCTTTCGTACACACCGGCGGACGGAATACTGCGTGATCTTGCCCAGCATTGCCAATCGGCTACCAGTGGCTTGAGCTTGacgcagaagcagcagcaacaccaccagcagcagcaacagcaacatcagcagcagcaacaccatcaccagcgccagAGCTTGACGCTTGGCAAGAGCCTGCGCTCGTACGCGAGCTCGACGACggccaacagtagcagcaaccggTACCGGAATGATGACAAAAGCTGCAGGGACTATTCGATTACGCAGCATgccatcatcgacgacgacaacgcgaGCCAGCATCAGACACCCAAGTACCAGGGTGCACTGACGCTAGCTTCTCAGTGGAAGAGCCAGTTCGATGACTCGGACGACTCAACCGACGGCCTCTGGAAGGGCGAACAACATTCCGAAAATGCATCGAAGAAGAACTACACCAACAACCTCAACAagggcaccaccggtggcggcatcagcatcatcacagcaGCTGCAAACCAACCGCAGCAGAATGGGCAGCTTAACATGACAACaccctccatcaccaccaacagcaagcaGACGCAGCAGCCGAATTCTGCGGGCAACAATGAGCAGAACGTAGTATGcgcggcaacaacaacaaccgcagtGGCTGCAACAGTAGCTGGTAACCATGGCCACGGTATCGAGAAAGAACTAGTAAAAAGGCCAAGCGGGGTTATTCAGCAGAGGGAAGAGGAGGCAGAGGTGGCTGAGGAAGCAGCGGAAGACGAGGACGGTGCTGGTAAGCgagaggaacaggaggaggtggaagaagaggaagagggggaTCTCCCGCagacaccgccaccgttgcctccgctgccaccatcgatccatcgccCGAACGgtctggtgggtggtggtgatcagcCGCTAGTCCTCGCACCTATCGCATCTTGTACTGCAAACATGGACGGCGTGGGAAGCGCTGGTGAtatggtttcggttccggaCAATCCCGTCCCATTGCCGTGTGCTCTGACTACGACGGTGTCGGCTTCCATTCTGGCCGTATCATTGCGCGGTGTCGACATTAACGGCGAGGGAAGCGATGACCGCAATGAGGCGGGCGCGCCCGTCACTGGCCTCGCGCAGGTCACTGACGGAGAGGACGAGGGGCAACAGAAAGgcttggccggtggtggtagtccGCCGTTGCCAGCGTTTCCGCCCAGCCCGACCATCGTAGCCGGTGGTAACGGTGATCTATCTGGTAATCTCAAGTCTTAA
- the LOC126579834 gene encoding mitochondrial coenzyme A transporter SLC25A42 isoform X1, giving the protein MAASLKTLSSSIVSSSNSNAITVDKSRSETDKLNDDTSSNSRQYNDSANQPVSESENRNQSRAPLANLNNRDVVITSLIAGAIAGALAKSTIAPLDRTKINFQINKDVPYTFRAAMGFLKQTYSREGFLALWRGNSATMARIVPYSAIQFTAHEQWKKILQVDLHKDTEFRRFLAGSLAGITSQSLTYPLDLARARMAVTDKYSGYKTLREVFVKIWQCEGPRTLYRGYWATILGVIPYAGTSFFTYDTLKNEYYKRTGDKTPKTVISLTFGAVAGVIGQSSSYPLDIVRRRMQTTGVTAQCADQYLTIGRTLAKIYREEGVVGGFYKGLSMNWIKGPIAVGISFATYDHIKHLLREVMQRDR; this is encoded by the exons ATGGCAGCTAGTCTGAAAACGCTATCGAGCAGCATAGTGTCTTCAAGCAATTCAAATGCTATTACTGTAGACAAGAGCCGTTCGGAAACTGATAAACTAAATGACG ATACCTCGTCAAACAGCCGACAATATAATGATTCAGCTAATCAACCGGTATCTGAATCGGAGAATCGGAATCAATCCCGTGCACCGTTAGCTAATCTGAATAACAGAGATGTGGTGATAACAAGCTTGATAGCAGGGGCGATTGCGGGAGCTTTAGCAAAGTCAACTATCGCACCGCTCGATCGgacgaaaatcaattttcaaataaa caaAGATGTCCCTTATACGTTTCGAGCTGCAATGGGTTTTTTGAAACAAACCTATAGCCGAGAAGGATTTCTAGCTCTTTGGCGCGGCAATTCTGCTACTATGGCCCGAATAGTACCGTACTCAGCTATACAATTCACAGCACACGAGCAATGGAAAAAAATTCTGCAGGTCGATCTGCACAAAGA CACTGAATTTCGACGCTTTTTAGCTGGCTCGTTAGCAGGCATTACCTCGCAGTCCTTGACGTACCCACTGGATTTAGCACGAGCGCGTATGGCGGTAACAGATAAATACTCTGGTTACAAAACTTTGCGAGAGGTGTTCGTGAAAATATGGCAATGCGAAGGACCTCGAACGCTATATCGTGGCTACTGGGCTACAATTCTTGGCGTTATTCCATACGCAGGGACATCGTTCTTTACCTACGACACACTCAAAAATGAATACTACA agcGTACTGGTGATAAAACGCCAAAAACTGTGATATCGCTTACGTTtggagctgttgctggtgtaaTCGGGCAATCTTCGAGTTATCCGTTAGATATTGTACGGCGAAGAATGCAAACAACCGGCGTTACAGCGCAGTGCGCAGATCAGTACCTTACTATCGGACGAACGTTAGCAAAAATATACAG GGAGGAAGGTGTTGTAGGCGGTTTCTACAAGGGGTTGAGCATGAACTGGATTAAAGGGCCTATTGCAGTTGGCATTAGTTTTGCCACCTACGATCACATAAAACATCTACTTCGTGAAGTAATGCAAAGGGATCGGTAA
- the LOC126579834 gene encoding mitochondrial coenzyme A transporter SLC25A42 isoform X2 — protein MTTDTSSNSRQYNDSANQPVSESENRNQSRAPLANLNNRDVVITSLIAGAIAGALAKSTIAPLDRTKINFQINKDVPYTFRAAMGFLKQTYSREGFLALWRGNSATMARIVPYSAIQFTAHEQWKKILQVDLHKDTEFRRFLAGSLAGITSQSLTYPLDLARARMAVTDKYSGYKTLREVFVKIWQCEGPRTLYRGYWATILGVIPYAGTSFFTYDTLKNEYYKRTGDKTPKTVISLTFGAVAGVIGQSSSYPLDIVRRRMQTTGVTAQCADQYLTIGRTLAKIYREEGVVGGFYKGLSMNWIKGPIAVGISFATYDHIKHLLREVMQRDR, from the exons ATGACG ACAGATACCTCGTCAAACAGCCGACAATATAATGATTCAGCTAATCAACCGGTATCTGAATCGGAGAATCGGAATCAATCCCGTGCACCGTTAGCTAATCTGAATAACAGAGATGTGGTGATAACAAGCTTGATAGCAGGGGCGATTGCGGGAGCTTTAGCAAAGTCAACTATCGCACCGCTCGATCGgacgaaaatcaattttcaaataaa caaAGATGTCCCTTATACGTTTCGAGCTGCAATGGGTTTTTTGAAACAAACCTATAGCCGAGAAGGATTTCTAGCTCTTTGGCGCGGCAATTCTGCTACTATGGCCCGAATAGTACCGTACTCAGCTATACAATTCACAGCACACGAGCAATGGAAAAAAATTCTGCAGGTCGATCTGCACAAAGA CACTGAATTTCGACGCTTTTTAGCTGGCTCGTTAGCAGGCATTACCTCGCAGTCCTTGACGTACCCACTGGATTTAGCACGAGCGCGTATGGCGGTAACAGATAAATACTCTGGTTACAAAACTTTGCGAGAGGTGTTCGTGAAAATATGGCAATGCGAAGGACCTCGAACGCTATATCGTGGCTACTGGGCTACAATTCTTGGCGTTATTCCATACGCAGGGACATCGTTCTTTACCTACGACACACTCAAAAATGAATACTACA agcGTACTGGTGATAAAACGCCAAAAACTGTGATATCGCTTACGTTtggagctgttgctggtgtaaTCGGGCAATCTTCGAGTTATCCGTTAGATATTGTACGGCGAAGAATGCAAACAACCGGCGTTACAGCGCAGTGCGCAGATCAGTACCTTACTATCGGACGAACGTTAGCAAAAATATACAG GGAGGAAGGTGTTGTAGGCGGTTTCTACAAGGGGTTGAGCATGAACTGGATTAAAGGGCCTATTGCAGTTGGCATTAGTTTTGCCACCTACGATCACATAAAACATCTACTTCGTGAAGTAATGCAAAGGGATCGGTAA